From Rhodopseudomonas palustris:
CAAGCTGCCGGGCGCCCGCTCCGCCGGGCGCGTGCAGTCGGTCGCGCTGCGGCTGGTGTGCGACCGCGAGATGGAGATCGAGAAGTTCGTTCCGCGCGAATACTGGTCGCTGATCGCGACCCTGACGACGCCGCGCGGCGAAGCCTTCGAGGCCCGCCTGGTCGGCGCCGACGGCAAGAAGATCCAGCGGCTCGACATCGGCACCGGCGCCGAGGCCGACGACTTCAAGCAGGCGATCGAGACCGCCAATTTCAAGGTGTCCAGCGTCGAGGCCAAGCCTGCCCGCCGCAACCCGCAGGCGCCGTTCACCACCTCGACGCTGCAGCAGGAAGCCAGCCGCAAGCTCGGCTTCGCGCCGGCGCACACCATGCGGATCGCGCAGCGGCTATATGAAGGCATCGACATCGGCGGCGAAACCACCGGCCTCATTACTTATATGCGAACCGACGGCGTCCAGATCGACCCGTCCGCCATCACCCAGGCGCGCAAGGTGATCGCCGAGGATTACGGCAGCGCCTATGTGCCGGACGCGCCGCGGCAATATCAGGCCAAGGCGAAGAACGCGCAGGAGGCCCACGAAGCCATCCGCCCGACCGACATGTCGCGCCGCCCGTCCGAGGTCACCAAGCGGCTCGATTCCGATCAGGCCCGGCTCTACGAGCTGATCTGGGTCCGCACCGTCGCCAGCCAGATGGAATCGGCCGAGATGGAGCGCACCACCGTCGACATCGAGGCGAAAGCAGGCTCCCGGGTGCTGGAGCTGCGCGCCACTGGCCAGGTGGTCAAGTTCGACGGCTTCCTCGCCGCCTATCAGGAAGGCCGCGACGACGATTCCGAGGACGAGGATTCGCGCCGGCTGCCGGCGATGAGCGAGAACGACGCGCTGAAGCGCGAGGCGCTCGCCGTCACGCAGCATTTCACCGAACCGCCGCCGCGCTTCTCGGAAGCCTCCTTGGTGAAGCGGATGGAAGAGCTCGGCATCGGCCGGCCCTCGACCTACGCCTCGATCCTGCAGGTGCTGAAGGATCGCGGCTATGTGAAACTCGAGAAGAAGCGGCTGCACGGCGAGGACAAGGGCCGCGTCGTGATCGCGTTCCTGGAGAGCTTCTTCGCCCGCTACGTCGAATACGACTTCACCGCGGCGCTGGAAGAGAAGCTCGACCGCATCTCCAACAATGAAATCTCCTGGCAGCAGGTGCTGCGCGATTTCTGGACCGACTTCATCGGCGCCGTCGACGACATCAAGGAATTGCGTGTCGCGCAGGTGCTGGACGTACTCGACGAACTGCTCGGCCCGCACATCTATGCGCCGCGCGAAGACGGCGGCGATCCGCGGCAGTGCCCGAGCTGCGGCACCGGCCGGCTGAATCTGAAGGCCGGCAAGTTCGGCGCCTTCGTCGGCTGCTCGAACTATCCGGAATGCCGCCACACCCGCCCCCTTGCTGCAGACGGCGGCGGCGGCGATGCCGACCGCGTGCTCGGCCTCGATCCGGACACCGGCTTCGAAGTCGCGGTCAAATCCGGCCGGTTCGGCCCCTATATCCAGCTCGGCGACGCCAAGGACTATGCGGAAGGCGAGAAGCCGAAGCGCGCCGGCATCCCGAAGGGCACCTCGCCCTCCGACGTCGAACTCGACGTCGCGCTGCGCCTGCTCGCGCTGCCGCGTGAAGTCGGTAAGCATCCGGAGACCGGCGAGCCGATCAAGGCCGGGATCGGCCGGTTCGGGCCCTATGTGCAGCACGAGAAGACCTACGCCAGCCTCGAGGCCGGCGACGATGTCCACAATATCGGGCTCAACCGCGCGGTGACGCTGATCGCCGAGAAGATCGCCAAGGGCCCGAGCAAGCGCCGCTTCGGTTCTGATCCCGGCAAGCCGCTCGGCGATCATCCGTCGCTCGGCCCGGTGGCGGTGAAGGCCGGCCGCTACGGCGCCTATGTCACTGCGGGCGGCGTCAACGCCACGATCCCGAACGACAAGACCCAGGACACCATCACGCTGCCGGAAGCGATCGCGCTGATCGACGAGCGCGCCGCCAAGGGCGGCGGGGCTAAGGCCAAGAAGAAGGCGCCGGCCAAGAAAGCCGCAGCCAAGAGCGACGCCAAGCCGGCGAAGAAAGCCGCGGCCAAGAAGGCCAAGCCGAAAGCCGAGGGCGCCGCCGCCAGCCCGGCGCGCGCGCCGGTGAAGGCCAAGACTTCGCCAACCAAGACGGCGAAAGCCGCAGCCGCCAAGCCCAAATCTCCCGCCAAAAAGAGCGCGGCCAAGAACGGATAGATGTGAGCAAGACGCGCGACGACAAGTTCCCGGACAAGGCCACCCTCCTCGCCTTCATCCGCGCGCATCCAGGCAAGGTCGGCACCCGCGAGATCGCGCGCGAGTTCGGCCTGAAGAATGCCGACCGTGCCGAACTGAAGCGCCGTCTCAAGGAACTGTCCGACGACGGCACGATCCGCAAAACCGGCCGCCGCAAGGTCGCCGAGCCGGCCGCCCTGCCCCCGACGCTGCTCGCGGACGTCGTTGCGCGCGACAGCGACGGCGAACTGATCGCGACGCCCTCGGAATGGGACGAGCAGGACGGCGATCCGCCGAAGATCCGCATCCACATCCCGCGCCGTCCCAAGCCCGGCACCGCCGCGGGCCTCGGCGACCGCGCGCTGCTGCATGTCGAGCCGGCCGAGGCGCCCGAGCAAGGTCCCGCTTATGTCGGCCGAATCATCCGCGTGCTCGATCGCGGCAAGCCGCGCATTCTCGGTATCTTTCGCGCATCGCCGCAGGGCGGCGGCCGGCTGGTGCCGGTCGACAAGAAACAGGCCGGACGCGAACTCAACATCGCGCCGCACGATGCCGGCGGCGCGGAAGACGGCGATCTCGTCAGCGTCGACCTGATCCGCAGCCGCGGTTACGGACTGTCGTCCGGCCGCGTCAAGGAACGGCTCGGCTCGCTCGCGACCGAAAAGGCCGTCAGCCTGATCGCGATCCACTCCCACGACATCCCGCAGGAATTTTCGTCGGCCGCATTGCGCGAATCCGAAGCCGCCGAGCCCGCGACGCTGAAAGGCCGCGAGGACTGGCGCGAGCTGCCGCTGGTGACGATCGATCCGCCCGACGCCAAGGACCACGACGACGCGGTCCATGCCGAACCGGATCCCGATCCGAACAACAAAGGCGGCGTGATCCTGCACGTCGCGATCGCCGATGTCGCTTACTACGTGCGGCCGGACTCCGCGCTCGATCGCGACGCGCTGCGGCGCGGCAATTCGGTGTACTTCCCCGACCGCGTCGTGCCGATGCTGCCGGAGCGGATTTCCAACGATCTGTGCTCGCTGAAGCCCGGCGAGCCGCGCGGCGCGCTCGCGGTCCGCATGGTGATCGGTGCCGATGGCCGCAAGCGCTCGCATTCGTTTCATCGCGTGCTGATGCGCTCGGCGGCGAAGCTGAACTACGCGCAGGCTCAGGCCGCGATCGACGGCCATCCGGACGACACCACCGGCCCACTGCTCGACACCATCCTGAAGCCGCTCTACGACGCCTATGCGATCGTCAAGCGCGGCCGCGACGACCGCGATCCGCTCGATCTCGATCTGCCTGAGCGCAAAATCCTGCTGAAGCCCGACGGCACCGTCGACCGCGTCATCGTTCCGGAACGGCTCGACGCGCATAAATTGATCGAGGAGTTCATGATCCTCGCCAACGTCGCCGCCGCAGAGATGCTGGAGAAGAAGGCGCTGCCGCTGATCTACCGGGTGCATGACGAGCCGAGCGTGGAGAAGGTCCACAATCTCGTCGAGTTCCTCAAGACGCTCGACCTGTCCTTCGCCAAGGGCGGCGCGCTGAAGCCGGCGCAGTTCAACCGCATCCTGGCGATGGTCAAGGGCGAAGACGCCGAGCCGCTCGTCAACGAAGTGGTGCTGCGCTCGCAGGCGCAGGCCGAATACGCCTCGGAGAACTACGGCCATTTCGGGCTCAATTTGCGCCGCTACGCGCATTTCACTTCGCCGATCCGCCGCTACGCCGATCTCGTGGTGCATCGCGCGCTGATCCGCGCGCTCGATCTCGGCGACGGCGCGCTGCCGCAGACCGAAACCGTGGAAACGCTGGCTGAAGTCGCCGCGCAGATTTCACTGACCGAACGCCGTGCGATGAAGGCCGAGCGCGAAACCGTCGACCGGCTGATCGCGCATTACCTCGCCGACCGCATCGGCGCGACCTTCCAGGGCCGGATTTCGGGCGTCACCAAGGCCGGCCTGTTCGTCAAGCTGAGCGACACCGGCGCCGACGGACTGATTCCGATCCGCACACTCGGCGACGAATATTACAACTACGACGAAACCCGCCACGCGCTGATCGGCTCGCGCAGCGGTGCCATGCATCGGCTGGGGGACGTCGTCGATGTTCGTCTGGTAGAAGCTGCACCAGTGGCTGGCGCATTGCGGTTCGAGCTCTTAAGTGAATCGCGTAGCGTCGCGCGCGGCCCAGGCAAAGTTCCGCACAAGGGCAAAGGGTCGAAACCGCCAAAAGGCAATGCCATCGGGCGCAGCAAGGCCGGCAAGACGAAAGATGCCAAGGCATCGAAGCGAAAGCCGAACAAGCCCGGAAAGGGAAAGCGATGAAGACCGTTGTGAATCGTGCGCCGATCGTCTGGCCGTCGGACAACGCTCCCACCGAGGATCGCAATGTCTGGCAGGCGATGTGGCGCGGCTTCCGCGGCCGCTGCCCGCAATGCGGCGAAGGCAAGATGTTCCGCGGTTTCCTGAAGACCGCCGATAACTGCTCGCATTGCGGACAGGACTTCACCGGCCACCGCGCCGACGATCTGCCGGCCTATCTGGTGATCGTCATCGTCGGCCACATCGTGGTGCCGATCGCGCTGTCGATCGAGACCAATTTCTCGCCGCCGGTGATGTTGCAGCTCGCGATTTATCTGCCTATCACGCTGTTCGCATCGCTGGCGCTGCTGCAGCCCGTCAAGGGCGCGGTGGTCGGCCTGCAATGGGCGTTCCGGATGCACGGCTTCGACGAGAACAATCCGGAGAAATAGCGTATGATCCCGAAGGCGGGGCCCGGTCTTCGGAACTGATCATGCTCAAAGAGAAACTCTAACAGCCGACAGGCTGCAAAAAGAAACGGAAGTGGGGGAAGCGAGATGAGCGAGACGGTCACGCAGGCTGCGCACACGGTCGAACAGGGTGAGAAGGAAGCCGATCACCATCCGTATTTCCGTCCCAAGGACGCCGCGACGCTGATCCTGGTCGATCGCAGCGGCAGCATCCCGAAGGTTCTGGTCGGCCGCCGCCACGACAATGTGGTGTTCATGCCCGGCAAGTTCGTGTTCCCCGGCGGCCGGGTCGACAAGTTCGACAACCGCGTGCCGGTCGCAGCGCAGATCCCGCCGGAGCTGGAAGCCAATCTGCTCAAGGGAAGCCCGAGGATCACCCGCGCCCGCGCCCGCGCGCTGGCGATCGCGGCGATCCGCGAGGCCTGCGAGGAAACCGGCCTGTGCCTCGGCTGCAGGGCGGATAGCGCGAAGACGAATCTCGACGGCCCATGGCAGCCCTTCGCCGAGGCCGGGCTGTTGCCCGACCCGTCCGGCCTGTACCTGATCGCCCGCGCCATCACCCCGCCCGGCCGGGTCCGGCGCTTCGACACCCGCTTCTTCACCGCCGATGCCTCGGCGATCGCCCACCGGGTCGAGGGCGTGGTCCACGCCGATGCCGAACTGGTCGAACTGGTCTGGGTCGAGCTCGGTTCCAGCCCGCTCGCCGATCTGCATGCGATGACCAAGAACGTGCTCGGCGAGCTGCACCGCCGGCTCGCCACCGGCCCGCTGCGCCACGACGCGCCGGTGCCGTTCTTCCATTTCTATGGCGGCAAGATGCAGAAGGACATGCTGCCGGGCGCCTGAGCGCCCCGGCATTGCCTGCGCCCTACCGGGCCGCCCGGCGGGCCATCAGCTCCAGCACCAGGGCGACCGCCGCCAGCGCGGCGCCGAAGAGGCACACCGCCGGCCAGCCGCCCTGCCCCCACGCCAACGCCGCGCCGGCCGATCCGATCGCGCCGCCGATGAAGGTGCCCGTCATGAACACGGTGTTCAGCCGGCTGCGCGCGTCCGGCACCAGCGCGTAGATGATGTGCTGGTTCGAGATCAGCGCGCTCTGCAGCCCGAAATCCAGCACGATCACCCCCAGCACCAGCCCTGCCAGGCTGCCCCACAGGCCGAACAGCCCCCACGACACCACCGTCAGCAACGCGCCGATTGTGATCACCGGACCGGGCCCGCTGCGGTCGGCGATGCGTCCGGCGATCGGCGCGGCAAGGATGCCGACCACGCCGACCAGCCCGAACAAGCCGGCCGCGTCGGGGCCGAGCCCGAAGCGCGGTTCCTGCAGATGCAGCGCCAGCGCGGTCCAGAACACGCTGAACGACCCGAACAGCGCGGCCTGCACGAGCGTGGCGCGGCGCAGGCTCGGCTGCTCGCGCCACAGCGCCAGCAGCGATTTCAGCGCGGCGCCGTAGCCGATCGTCAGATGCGGATGGTGGCGCGGCAGTAGCCACGCCATCAGCGCGGCGGCGACCAGCGCCAGCGGCGCCGCCAGCCAGAACATCTCGCGCCAGCCGGCATGGCCGGCGACGAATCCCGCCGCCGTGCGGCTCAGCAGGATGCCGCACAGCAGCCCCGCCATCACCGTGCCGATCACCTTGCCGCGCCGCGCCGGCTCGGCCAGCGCCGCGGCGAACGGCACCACCTGCTGCGCCACCGTGGCACAGGCGCCGAGCGCCAGCGAGGCGACGATCATCAGCCCGGCCGACGGCACCAGCGCCACCAGCACCAGCGCGCCCGCGAGCAGCACGAATTGCCACGCGATCAGCCGGCGCCGGTCGGTCAGATCACCGAGCGGCACCAGTAGGAAAAGACCGACGGCGTAGCCGAGCTGGGTCGCGGTCGGGATCATGCCGGTCAGCGACGGCGTGCCGAGGTCGCGCTCGATCACGCCGAGCATCGGCTGATTGTAATAGATGTTGGCCACCGCGATTCCCGAGGCGGCTGCCATCGCCAGCGTCAGGCCGAAGCCCATCGCCGGGCCCGAGGGCGCGCCCTCCTCCCGGCCGGCCTTGCGCGGCGGCGGCTCGGGTCGTTGGTCGTCCACCACCCTCAGGCTCGGCTCGATCGCGGTCATTGCTCGACTTTCGTATGGATTCGGGTCGGCTTCGAACATGGGGCACGCCGGCCCGGTGTCGAGAGCGGTTCAGCGAGGATCTGCGATGCAGATGCCAGCCGTCTTGTCGAAATCGCCCATATTTCGGCGTCGTCCGGCCTGAAACGGCCCGAAACCGCCCCCGGCTCCCGGTGGCGACGCCGATTGGAGCGAAAACCTTGACTTTCGATCATTCGCGGCTAGTTTGCCCGCCAAACGCGGGTCCTGACGTTCGACCTCGCTGATTGATTCCCGACATCCGAGGTTCCGACATGGCCAAAGCGGTCACCATCAAGATCAAGCTCGTCTCCACGGCCGACACCGGCTTCTATTACGTGGCGAAGAAGAATTCGCGCACCATGACCGACAAGATGACCAAGAAGAAGTACGACCCGGTCGCGCGCAAGCACGTCGAGTTCAAGGAAGCCAAGATCAAGTAACAAAGATCAAGTAAGCGCCGCGCTTGCTGATCGAGTTTCGCGGGGCCTTCGGGCCCCGTTTGCTTTTGCGGGGCGTCACCACACAAACCACGTCATCCTTCGAGGCGCGCCGTGAAGGACGGCGCGCCTCGAAGGATGACGGCGGCGCGTGTTTCGATGCAGAGGGCGCCTCGGCTCACGCCGCCGCCGCGACCACCCGATTCCGCCCGTCGTGCTTGGCGCGGTACAGCGCCGTGTCGGCGCGCTTGAGGAGATCGCGCACTGCCTCGCCTTTGCGCTCCAGCGTCGACAGGCCGATCGAGATCGTGACCTCGATCCGCTTCGTTCCCTTCTCGATCGCGAACGGCTCGCCGGCGATGGCGCGGCGCAGCCGCTCCGCCACCATCTGGGCGACGTGCAGGTCGGTCTCGGGCATCACGATCACGAATTCCTCGCCGCCGTAGCGGCACGCCAGATCGATACCGCGGATCGACTTCTTGATCCGCACCGCGAACTCGCGCAGCACGTCGTCGCCGGCGTCGTGGCCGTAGCCGTCGTTGATCGATTTGAAGAAGTCGATGTCGAGGATCATCAGCGCCAGCGGCTTGCCGCGCGACCCCGCCTGTTCGGCCAGCGTCGCGAGATGGCTTTCCATGTAGCGGCGATTGTGCAGCCCGGTCAGCCCGTCGGTGATCGCCATTTCGATCGAATGCTGCACGTTGTCGCGCAGATGATCGGTGTAGCGCCGGCGGCGGATCTGCGTGCGCGCGCGCGCCAGCAATTCGTTCTTGTCGACCGGGCGCAGCAGGTAGTCGTTGACGCCGATCTCGAGGCCGCGCAGCAGCCGCGCGTTGTTGTCGGCGTCGGCGATGGCGAGGATCGGCACGTGGCGCGTCCGCTCCAGCGAGCGCGCCTGGCTGCACAGCCGCAGCCCGTCGAAATTCTCCAGGCCGAGCGACACGATCAGCAGGTCGTAATTGCCCTCGGCCGCATGGAACAGCGCCTCGGACGGATTGGGCTCGACGTCGATGTCGTGTTCGGCAGCGAGCAGCGGCGCCAGCCGCTCGTAGGACGACGGCCGGTCGTCGACCAGCAGGATGCGGCCGCCTTTGCCGAGATCGTTGACCGCCTCGCGCTCCGGCGCCTGCACGCCGATCTCGAGCGAGGTGATCGCGCGCATCCGCAATTCGTCGGTCATCATCTTCAGGCGCGTCAGCGAGCGCACCCGCGCGATCAGCACCACGTCCGACACCGGCTTGGTGAGGAAGTCGTCGGCGCCGGCCTCGAGCCCGCGCACCCGGTCGGCCGGGCTGTCGAGCGCCGTCACCATCACGACCGGAATGAAATGCGTCTTCGGATTGGCCTTGAGCCGGCGGCAGACCTCGAATCCGTCCATGTCCGGCATCATCACGTCGAGCAGCACGATGTCGCATTCGGCGCGCTCGCAGATCTCCAGCGCCTGCACGCCGTTGGCGGCGGTCACGACGTCGAAATACTCGGCCGACAGCCGCGCTTCGAGCAGCTTGACGTTGGTCGGAATGTCGTCGACGACCAGGATGCGTGCGGACATCGCGTTCTCCTATCCGATGAAACGGCGCACGGTTTCGATGAACTTGCCCACCGAAATCGGCTTCGACAGATAGGCCTCGCAGCCGCCCTCGCGGATGCGTTCCTCGTCGCCCTTCATCGCGAACGCCGTGACCGCGACCACCGGAATGTGCCGCAGTTCAGGATCGTCCTTGATCCAGCGGGTAACGTCGAGACCAGACACCTGTGGAAGCTGGATGTCCATCAGGATCAGATCGGGGTGCAGCTTGCGAACGAGGGCGAGCGCTTCATGGCCGTTGCTCGTTCCCGACGTCTGGTAACCATGGGCTTCCAGTAGATCGCGAAAGAGCTTCATATTGAGCTCGTTGTCCTCGACGATCAGGACGGTTTTGGCCATCCCGCCCTCCAATCCTGATTCGAGAATGCCCGCGCCTGCGGCGAGCGGCGCCGTTCGAAAAGTCGCAAGACACGCGACTCGACCATGCAAGACTCGGGCATGATTGAATAAAATAGAGACGAGAAGTTACGGAAAGGCAAACATCACCGATGCCAAAGCGTGTTCACAATGTGAGACAAGTTTCTGAAATCGTGGCGATTCAGGCGCTGTCCTTCATCGCCTCCGACCCCGAGCGGCTGGGCCTGTTCCTCGCCGAGACCGGGATCGGCCCCGAAACGCTGCGGCAGTCGGCCGCCGACCCGCAGTTCCTGATCAGCGTGCTGAATTTCATCATGCGCGACGATGCGACCGTGAAGGCGTTCGCGGCTTCGGTCGACCTCGATCCGACCAATGTCGCGGCCGCGCTGCAGGTGCTGGAAGACAAGCCCTGGGAGAGCGATACGCCGTGACTTCGGCCTCGCCGCCCGGCCCGCTGTGCTTCTGCCGCGACTGCCTCGCCGACAACGAGGCGGGCGCGCGGCGCTGCGGCGCGTGCGGTTCCCCGCGGCTGGCCCGGCATCGTGCGCTGCCGGCGCTCACCCTCGCCCATATCGACTGCGATGCGTTCTACGCGACCGTCGAGAAGCGCGACAATCCGGAGCTCGCCGACCGCCCGGTGATCATCGGCGGCGGCAGGCGCGGCGTGGTCTCGGCCGCCTGCTACATCGCGCGGACCTTCGGCGTGCGCTCGGCGATGCCGATGTTCAAGGCGCTGGCGCTGTGCCCCTCGGCGGCCGTGGTGCGGCCGGACATGGCGAAATACGTCCGCGTCGGCCGCGAGGTCCGCCAGGCGATGCTGCAACTCACGCCGCTGGTCGAGCCGCTGTCGATCGACGAGGCGTTCCTCGATCTGTCCGGCACCGAGCGGATGCACGGCACGATCGCCGCCAAGGTGCTGGCGCGATTCGCTCGCGACATCGAGCGCGACATCGGCATCACCGTCTCGGTCGGGCTGTCGTGCAACAAGTTCCTCGCCAAGATCGCCTCCGATCTCGACAAGCCGCGCGGCTTTGCGACGCTCGATCAGGACGACGCCCGGGAGATGCTGGCGCCACGGCCGGTCGGCTTCATCTTCGGCGTCGGTCCGGCGACCGCGGCGCGGGTCGCGCAGCGCGGCTTTCGCACCATCGGCGATCTGCAGAAGGCTGACGAGATCGAGCTGATGCGGCAGTTCGGCGACGAAGGCCGGCGGTTGTGGCGGCTGGCGCGCGGCATCGACGATCGCCGCGTGGTGCCGGATCGCGGCGCCAAGTCGATCTCCAACGAGACCACCTTCGAGACCGACATCCGCGATTTCGAAACGCTGGAACGCATTCTGTGGCGATTGTCCGAGAAGGTGTCGTCGCGCCTGAAGGGCGCGGCGCTGGCCGGCTCGACGATCACGCTGAAGCTGAAAACCGGCGACTTCCGCCAGCGCACCCGCTCGCAGACGATTCATGCGCCGACCCAGCTCGCGGGCCGCATCTTTGCAATTTCACGCGACATGCTCACGAAGGAAATCGACGGCACCGCGTTCCGCCTGATCGGCACCGGCG
This genomic window contains:
- a CDS encoding PleD family two-component system response regulator, translated to MSARILVVDDIPTNVKLLEARLSAEYFDVVTAANGVQALEICERAECDIVLLDVMMPDMDGFEVCRRLKANPKTHFIPVVMVTALDSPADRVRGLEAGADDFLTKPVSDVVLIARVRSLTRLKMMTDELRMRAITSLEIGVQAPEREAVNDLGKGGRILLVDDRPSSYERLAPLLAAEHDIDVEPNPSEALFHAAEGNYDLLIVSLGLENFDGLRLCSQARSLERTRHVPILAIADADNNARLLRGLEIGVNDYLLRPVDKNELLARARTQIRRRRYTDHLRDNVQHSIEMAITDGLTGLHNRRYMESHLATLAEQAGSRGKPLALMILDIDFFKSINDGYGHDAGDDVLREFAVRIKKSIRGIDLACRYGGEEFVIVMPETDLHVAQMVAERLRRAIAGEPFAIEKGTKRIEVTISIGLSTLERKGEAVRDLLKRADTALYRAKHDGRNRVVAAAA
- a CDS encoding DUF983 domain-containing protein; amino-acid sequence: MKTVVNRAPIVWPSDNAPTEDRNVWQAMWRGFRGRCPQCGEGKMFRGFLKTADNCSHCGQDFTGHRADDLPAYLVIVIVGHIVVPIALSIETNFSPPVMLQLAIYLPITLFASLALLQPVKGAVVGLQWAFRMHGFDENNPEK
- a CDS encoding NUDIX hydrolase, coding for MSETVTQAAHTVEQGEKEADHHPYFRPKDAATLILVDRSGSIPKVLVGRRHDNVVFMPGKFVFPGGRVDKFDNRVPVAAQIPPELEANLLKGSPRITRARARALAIAAIREACEETGLCLGCRADSAKTNLDGPWQPFAEAGLLPDPSGLYLIARAITPPGRVRRFDTRFFTADASAIAHRVEGVVHADAELVELVWVELGSSPLADLHAMTKNVLGELHRRLATGPLRHDAPVPFFHFYGGKMQKDMLPGA
- a CDS encoding response regulator; this translates as MAKTVLIVEDNELNMKLFRDLLEAHGYQTSGTSNGHEALALVRKLHPDLILMDIQLPQVSGLDVTRWIKDDPELRHIPVVAVTAFAMKGDEERIREGGCEAYLSKPISVGKFIETVRRFIG
- the rnr gene encoding ribonuclease R; this translates as MSKTRDDKFPDKATLLAFIRAHPGKVGTREIAREFGLKNADRAELKRRLKELSDDGTIRKTGRRKVAEPAALPPTLLADVVARDSDGELIATPSEWDEQDGDPPKIRIHIPRRPKPGTAAGLGDRALLHVEPAEAPEQGPAYVGRIIRVLDRGKPRILGIFRASPQGGGRLVPVDKKQAGRELNIAPHDAGGAEDGDLVSVDLIRSRGYGLSSGRVKERLGSLATEKAVSLIAIHSHDIPQEFSSAALRESEAAEPATLKGREDWRELPLVTIDPPDAKDHDDAVHAEPDPDPNNKGGVILHVAIADVAYYVRPDSALDRDALRRGNSVYFPDRVVPMLPERISNDLCSLKPGEPRGALAVRMVIGADGRKRSHSFHRVLMRSAAKLNYAQAQAAIDGHPDDTTGPLLDTILKPLYDAYAIVKRGRDDRDPLDLDLPERKILLKPDGTVDRVIVPERLDAHKLIEEFMILANVAAAEMLEKKALPLIYRVHDEPSVEKVHNLVEFLKTLDLSFAKGGALKPAQFNRILAMVKGEDAEPLVNEVVLRSQAQAEYASENYGHFGLNLRRYAHFTSPIRRYADLVVHRALIRALDLGDGALPQTETVETLAEVAAQISLTERRAMKAERETVDRLIAHYLADRIGATFQGRISGVTKAGLFVKLSDTGADGLIPIRTLGDEYYNYDETRHALIGSRSGAMHRLGDVVDVRLVEAAPVAGALRFELLSESRSVARGPGKVPHKGKGSKPPKGNAIGRSKAGKTKDAKASKRKPNKPGKGKR
- a CDS encoding DNA polymerase IV, producing MTSASPPGPLCFCRDCLADNEAGARRCGACGSPRLARHRALPALTLAHIDCDAFYATVEKRDNPELADRPVIIGGGRRGVVSAACYIARTFGVRSAMPMFKALALCPSAAVVRPDMAKYVRVGREVRQAMLQLTPLVEPLSIDEAFLDLSGTERMHGTIAAKVLARFARDIERDIGITVSVGLSCNKFLAKIASDLDKPRGFATLDQDDAREMLAPRPVGFIFGVGPATAARVAQRGFRTIGDLQKADEIELMRQFGDEGRRLWRLARGIDDRRVVPDRGAKSISNETTFETDIRDFETLERILWRLSEKVSSRLKGAALAGSTITLKLKTGDFRQRTRSQTIHAPTQLAGRIFAISRDMLTKEIDGTAFRLIGTGVSALAPGSTAGDTDMIDRRSAHAERAIDDLRKKFGNAAVIKGLAYDGPDKPRG
- a CDS encoding DUF3572 domain-containing protein, with the translated sequence MPKRVHNVRQVSEIVAIQALSFIASDPERLGLFLAETGIGPETLRQSAADPQFLISVLNFIMRDDATVKAFAASVDLDPTNVAAALQVLEDKPWESDTP
- the rpmG gene encoding 50S ribosomal protein L33; the protein is MAKAVTIKIKLVSTADTGFYYVAKKNSRTMTDKMTKKKYDPVARKHVEFKEAKIK
- a CDS encoding MFS transporter yields the protein MTAIEPSLRVVDDQRPEPPPRKAGREEGAPSGPAMGFGLTLAMAAASGIAVANIYYNQPMLGVIERDLGTPSLTGMIPTATQLGYAVGLFLLVPLGDLTDRRRLIAWQFVLLAGALVLVALVPSAGLMIVASLALGACATVAQQVVPFAAALAEPARRGKVIGTVMAGLLCGILLSRTAAGFVAGHAGWREMFWLAAPLALVAAALMAWLLPRHHPHLTIGYGAALKSLLALWREQPSLRRATLVQAALFGSFSVFWTALALHLQEPRFGLGPDAAGLFGLVGVVGILAAPIAGRIADRSGPGPVITIGALLTVVSWGLFGLWGSLAGLVLGVIVLDFGLQSALISNQHIIYALVPDARSRLNTVFMTGTFIGGAIGSAGAALAWGQGGWPAVCLFGAALAAVALVLELMARRAAR
- the topA gene encoding type I DNA topoisomerase, which gives rise to MNLVIVESPAKAKTINKYLGSSYEVLASFGHVRDLPAKNGSVDPDANFQMIWEIDPKAAGRLNDIAKALKGADKLILATDPDREGEAISWHVLEVLKQKRALKDQKVERVVFNAITKQSVTEAMQHPREIDGALVDAYMARRALDYLVGFTLSPVLWRKLPGARSAGRVQSVALRLVCDREMEIEKFVPREYWSLIATLTTPRGEAFEARLVGADGKKIQRLDIGTGAEADDFKQAIETANFKVSSVEAKPARRNPQAPFTTSTLQQEASRKLGFAPAHTMRIAQRLYEGIDIGGETTGLITYMRTDGVQIDPSAITQARKVIAEDYGSAYVPDAPRQYQAKAKNAQEAHEAIRPTDMSRRPSEVTKRLDSDQARLYELIWVRTVASQMESAEMERTTVDIEAKAGSRVLELRATGQVVKFDGFLAAYQEGRDDDSEDEDSRRLPAMSENDALKREALAVTQHFTEPPPRFSEASLVKRMEELGIGRPSTYASILQVLKDRGYVKLEKKRLHGEDKGRVVIAFLESFFARYVEYDFTAALEEKLDRISNNEISWQQVLRDFWTDFIGAVDDIKELRVAQVLDVLDELLGPHIYAPREDGGDPRQCPSCGTGRLNLKAGKFGAFVGCSNYPECRHTRPLAADGGGGDADRVLGLDPDTGFEVAVKSGRFGPYIQLGDAKDYAEGEKPKRAGIPKGTSPSDVELDVALRLLALPREVGKHPETGEPIKAGIGRFGPYVQHEKTYASLEAGDDVHNIGLNRAVTLIAEKIAKGPSKRRFGSDPGKPLGDHPSLGPVAVKAGRYGAYVTAGGVNATIPNDKTQDTITLPEAIALIDERAAKGGGAKAKKKAPAKKAAAKSDAKPAKKAAAKKAKPKAEGAAASPARAPVKAKTSPTKTAKAAAAKPKSPAKKSAAKNG